A region of Thermobifida halotolerans DNA encodes the following proteins:
- a CDS encoding Vms1/Ankzf1 family peptidyl-tRNA hydrolase — translation MYETTAPVASVYLDTTRASENADKEIELRWRGLREHLAEQGADEATLSALDAEVGGASGVPGPQGEALFASEGRLLGAFTLSRPPLRDQAAWLPVADTLGLTVDRGRQVPYVVVAADREGADVTAYSVAHHDPESRRSFSGSTLHIQKVRVGGWAHKQYQRRSENLWDANAEEAAKDVEAAVSDVAAEVVFVGGDERAIGKLRDHLSRSVLDILVEQPGGGRYDYAALASLRDSVDQALERAVTRARAEEQAEFTSALGRNEGAVEGVEATTEALRRAQVRVLLLAADLGDEPRIWASRSDPLEVSVDRNRLSAPDSAFQAPASALMLRAATQTDAEFVELSETKAAEGTGALLRFVTAQ, via the coding sequence GCTTCGGAGAACGCTGACAAGGAGATCGAACTGCGCTGGCGCGGGCTGCGGGAGCACCTCGCCGAGCAGGGAGCCGACGAGGCGACCCTGAGTGCCCTGGACGCCGAGGTCGGAGGAGCCTCGGGCGTCCCCGGCCCGCAGGGGGAGGCGCTGTTCGCCTCCGAGGGGCGGCTGCTGGGCGCGTTCACGCTGTCCAGGCCGCCGCTGCGGGACCAGGCCGCCTGGCTGCCGGTCGCCGACACGCTGGGACTGACCGTCGACCGCGGTCGCCAGGTGCCCTACGTGGTGGTCGCGGCGGACCGGGAGGGCGCCGACGTCACCGCCTACAGCGTCGCCCACCACGACCCCGAGAGCAGGCGGAGCTTCAGCGGAAGCACCCTGCACATCCAGAAGGTGCGCGTCGGCGGCTGGGCGCACAAGCAGTACCAGCGCAGGTCGGAGAACCTCTGGGACGCCAACGCGGAGGAGGCGGCCAAGGACGTGGAGGCCGCGGTCTCCGATGTGGCGGCCGAGGTCGTGTTCGTCGGTGGCGACGAGCGCGCCATCGGCAAGCTCCGCGACCACCTGAGCAGGTCGGTCCTCGACATCCTCGTCGAGCAGCCCGGCGGGGGACGCTACGACTACGCCGCTCTGGCCAGTCTGCGCGATTCGGTGGACCAGGCCCTGGAACGGGCGGTGACCCGGGCCAGGGCGGAGGAGCAGGCCGAGTTCACCTCGGCACTGGGGCGGAACGAGGGCGCGGTCGAGGGGGTGGAGGCGACGACCGAGGCGCTGCGCCGCGCCCAGGTCCGTGTCCTGCTACTGGCCGCCGACCTCGGTGACGAACCGCGGATCTGGGCTTCCCGGTCCGACCCCCTGGAGGTGTCGGTGGACCGGAACCGACTCAGCGCCCCCGACTCCGCGTTCCAGGCACCGGCCAGCGCGCTGATGCTGCGCGCGGCCACGCAGACCGACGCCGAATTCGTGGAGTTGTCCGAGACGAAGGCGGCGGAGGGGACCGGCGCTCTGCTCCGCTTCGTGACCGCCCAGTGA
- a CDS encoding helix-turn-helix transcriptional regulator, with the protein MSGENVYNRIAVLRVERGVSRRQLAEALGVHYQTIGYLERGEYSPSLHLALRIAEYFEVPVEVVFSTTPFPRIGSAEKSS; encoded by the coding sequence ATGAGCGGCGAGAACGTCTACAACCGCATCGCGGTGCTGCGCGTCGAGCGGGGCGTGTCCCGCCGTCAACTCGCCGAGGCCCTGGGAGTGCACTACCAGACCATCGGCTACCTGGAGCGCGGCGAGTACAGCCCCAGTCTGCACCTGGCACTGCGGATCGCCGAATACTTCGAGGTCCCCGTGGAGGTGGTCTTCTCCACCACCCCGTTCCCCCGGATCGGCAGCGCGGAGAAGTCCTCCTGA
- a CDS encoding ABC transporter permease produces MNTTLFALRLGLLRGWTEFRQTLTSLSDLGSYLLNSVIFLAILLFMSDNGMENTELSGTGVTQATLALPGVLAMTLVFGGLLTMAQLLATDREDGTLLRAKAIPRGTHGYLVGKVVSVSLMTLLSMLVILVPAVLAIDGFQFTARGALTLLWVIALGFLATLPIGAILGSLFSNPRTVVGILMLLLMGLVVVSGIFFPITLLPEWAQWIAQVFPIYWLGLGMRSGMLPDTATVEEIGESWRHLETVGVLGAWAVVGLALAPVVLRRMARRESGASLEERRHRAMQRVG; encoded by the coding sequence GTGAACACGACACTCTTCGCCCTGCGCCTGGGGCTGCTCCGTGGGTGGACCGAGTTCCGCCAGACCCTGACCAGCCTCTCCGACCTCGGCTCCTACCTGCTGAACAGCGTGATCTTCCTGGCCATCCTGCTGTTCATGAGCGACAACGGCATGGAGAACACCGAACTGTCGGGGACGGGCGTCACCCAGGCGACGCTGGCGCTGCCCGGGGTGCTGGCCATGACGCTGGTGTTCGGCGGGCTGCTGACCATGGCCCAACTGCTGGCCACCGACCGCGAGGACGGCACCCTGCTGCGGGCCAAGGCCATTCCCAGGGGAACGCACGGCTACCTGGTCGGCAAGGTGGTCTCCGTGTCGCTGATGACCCTGCTGAGCATGCTGGTCATCCTGGTGCCCGCCGTGCTGGCGATCGACGGGTTCCAGTTCACCGCCCGGGGAGCGCTGACCCTGCTGTGGGTGATCGCCCTGGGATTCCTGGCGACCCTGCCGATCGGCGCGATTCTGGGATCGCTGTTCTCCAACCCGCGTACCGTGGTGGGCATCCTGATGCTGCTGCTCATGGGACTGGTCGTGGTCTCCGGTATCTTCTTCCCGATCACCCTGCTCCCCGAGTGGGCCCAGTGGATCGCCCAGGTGTTCCCGATCTACTGGCTGGGCCTGGGCATGCGCTCGGGCATGCTGCCCGACACCGCCACGGTCGAGGAGATCGGCGAGTCCTGGCGGCACCTGGAGACGGTCGGCGTGCTGGGCGCGTGGGCGGTCGTCGGCCTGGCACTGGCTCCCGTCGTGCTGCGCCGGATGGCCCGACGCGAGTCCGGTGCGAGCCTGGAGGAGCGGCGGCACAGGGCGATGCAGCGGGTCGGGTGA
- a CDS encoding ABC transporter ATP-binding protein: MATVPQPVTASQPPGSSEQSVVEVSDLRMRYGSTDVLKGVSFRADRGEVLALLGPNGAGKTTTIEILEGFRMRSAGRVSVLGTDPAHGDERWRARLGVVLQSWRDHGKWRVAELLEHFGRYYAPYSTPELHRPRDTAELLDIVGLTEHAGRRIKELSGGQRRRLDVAVGIIGRPELLFLDEPTAGFDPEARRDFHDLVHRLADLEDTTVLLTTHDLDEAEKLADRILILAGGRIVADGSAEQLSQQVSRETEIRWSRGGQRFVHSATDGTAFVRELLAQYGEEITDLEVRRATLEDVYLTMVHRHETGSAGDDDPGFGERKENR, translated from the coding sequence ATGGCGACGGTTCCCCAGCCCGTCACCGCCTCCCAGCCGCCCGGGTCATCGGAGCAGTCCGTGGTCGAGGTCAGCGACCTGCGGATGCGCTACGGATCGACGGACGTGCTCAAAGGGGTGAGTTTTCGGGCCGACCGCGGCGAGGTGCTGGCGCTGCTCGGCCCGAACGGCGCGGGAAAGACCACCACGATCGAGATCCTCGAAGGCTTCCGGATGCGCTCCGCCGGACGGGTGAGCGTGTTGGGAACCGACCCCGCCCACGGCGACGAACGGTGGCGGGCCCGTCTGGGCGTGGTGCTGCAGTCCTGGCGCGACCACGGCAAATGGCGGGTCGCCGAACTGCTGGAGCACTTCGGCCGGTACTACGCCCCCTACTCCACCCCCGAACTCCACCGACCGCGCGACACCGCGGAACTGCTCGACATCGTGGGCCTGACCGAACACGCCGGCAGGCGGATCAAGGAGCTCTCCGGAGGCCAGCGGCGCCGACTCGATGTCGCGGTCGGCATCATCGGCCGTCCCGAACTGCTGTTCCTGGACGAGCCGACCGCCGGTTTCGACCCCGAGGCCCGACGGGACTTCCACGACCTGGTGCACCGACTGGCCGACCTCGAGGACACCACCGTCCTGCTCACCACGCACGACCTGGACGAGGCGGAGAAACTGGCCGACCGCATCCTGATCCTCGCGGGCGGCCGGATCGTCGCCGACGGCAGCGCGGAGCAGCTCTCCCAGCAGGTGAGCCGTGAGACCGAGATCCGCTGGAGCCGCGGCGGACAGCGGTTCGTGCACTCGGCCACCGACGGCACCGCCTTCGTCCGTGAACTGCTCGCGCAGTACGGCGAGGAGATCACCGACCTGGAGGTGCGCCGCGCCACGCTGGAGGACGTCTACCTGACCATGGTGCACCGGCACGAGACCGGCTCCGCGGGCGACGACGACCCCGGCTTCGGGGAGCGGAAGGAGAACCGGTGA
- a CDS encoding VOC family protein, whose product MRMSYVRLLADDYEACFRFYADVLKLPVLRGSEHTRYAEFGTGADTRLALNQREVVAEALETDMEDPYLPRQDRVAVIFEVDDVDAKAAELIATGVPLVSPVKEWTALGIRAAHFRDPDGYLLEFNQPLL is encoded by the coding sequence GTGCGAATGAGTTACGTCCGACTCCTGGCAGACGACTACGAGGCGTGCTTCCGGTTCTACGCCGACGTGCTGAAACTTCCGGTGCTCCGCGGATCGGAGCACACCCGCTACGCCGAGTTCGGGACGGGCGCCGACACCAGGCTCGCACTGAACCAGCGCGAGGTGGTCGCCGAGGCGCTGGAAACCGACATGGAGGACCCGTACCTGCCCCGCCAGGACCGGGTGGCGGTGATCTTCGAGGTGGACGACGTGGACGCCAAAGCCGCCGAACTCATCGCGACGGGCGTCCCCCTGGTCTCCCCGGTCAAGGAGTGGACGGCGCTCGGCATCCGCGCGGCGCACTTCCGCGACCCCGACGGCTACCTGCTGGAGTTCAACCAGCCGCTACTGTGA
- a CDS encoding alpha/beta fold hydrolase gives MAVVPLQYRFDGPRTAPVVVLVPTLGVKWSMWEPQMPELTRRMRVLRVNHRGHGTSPAPRGPYSVPELGGDLLSLLDQCELEQVSFIGVGLGAMVSLWAAAAEPSRITRMALVSTTSWAPPSLRWRSIGERVRSFGVASVADEVTRSWFTPGFCERRPDIVSRFTEEFEKTDPEGYAGCCDAVADVDHRSLAARVRVPTVVISGAHDPQTPPGHGRRLASALPDAHFEVVNGAAHLANIERADLVNDLLLRHLDPMAVRWP, from the coding sequence ATGGCCGTTGTTCCCCTTCAGTACCGCTTTGACGGGCCGCGGACCGCACCGGTGGTGGTGCTGGTTCCCACGCTCGGCGTGAAGTGGTCGATGTGGGAGCCGCAGATGCCGGAGTTGACCCGCCGCATGCGGGTGCTTCGGGTCAACCACCGCGGGCACGGCACCTCGCCCGCGCCCCGTGGCCCCTACTCCGTGCCGGAACTCGGAGGCGACCTGCTGTCCCTGCTCGACCAGTGCGAACTGGAGCAGGTCTCCTTCATCGGCGTCGGTCTGGGGGCCATGGTGTCGCTGTGGGCGGCCGCGGCCGAACCCTCACGGATCACCCGGATGGCGCTGGTGTCCACCACCTCGTGGGCGCCCCCGTCACTGCGCTGGCGGAGCATCGGCGAACGGGTGCGCAGCTTCGGCGTCGCATCGGTGGCCGACGAGGTCACCCGTTCGTGGTTCACCCCCGGGTTCTGCGAGCGGCGACCCGACATCGTGTCGCGGTTCACCGAGGAGTTCGAGAAAACCGACCCGGAGGGCTACGCCGGGTGCTGTGACGCCGTCGCGGACGTCGACCACCGTTCCCTGGCCGCACGAGTGCGGGTGCCGACGGTGGTCATCTCGGGCGCGCACGACCCGCAGACTCCTCCCGGGCACGGCCGCCGGCTCGCCAGCGCCCTTCCCGACGCCCACTTCGAGGTGGTCAACGGAGCCGCGCACCTGGCCAACATCGAACGCGCGGACCTGGTCAACGACCTGCTGCTGAGGCATCTGGATCCGATGGCGGTCCGCTGGCCCTGA
- a CDS encoding serine/threonine-protein kinase → MTSPLRPEDPARVGDYELIARIGKGGQGVVYLGQGPDGTRVAVKVMESSWASDARARSRFAKEIETASKVAPFCTATLLDADIDAEPPYIVSEYIEGPSLREAVLRDGPRTGAALDRLAISTATALVAIHQAGVVHRDFKPANVLLGPDGPRVIDFGIARSTEATVTATNSIVGTPAYMAPEQVEGRELTPAVDIFAWAGVMVFAATGESPFHDETLPAIIHRVLNRPPRLDGVDGPLRPLLESCLAKEPERRPTAVQVLGALVGHDPADVTRVPVTEVLEEGYTAAISEQTQIAATAALPIAPPEEPAEAAPTAVLPAADDDPQDPGGTPSSGLAALAADRPADGTPYSGPGTGPTSGPLRTTSGLAALVGNTEATETVNTPASGTADGTARVTPPGGAAAQQGAAWEAAGAAAGGAAPAAYGPPGDGGGYGPPPGTGLPPDNRQPPPPRSGGGRGTRRTLSLVMAAGILIMALAGGWYLVDAFLLSDGRPEATPVDGSTTDGSEVEDDRPAASPPEVDNETDPGFDEETYAPSTPPNSHQPDPSLTPYHPTDEDTWTEEPGWEEEEETTEPTEDADMEDDGPTASTGGGGGWGTGDSGRVAVSPTGQ, encoded by the coding sequence ATGACGAGTCCGTTGCGGCCCGAGGATCCCGCTCGGGTCGGAGATTACGAGCTTATCGCCCGAATCGGCAAGGGCGGCCAGGGCGTCGTGTACCTCGGCCAGGGGCCGGACGGTACTCGGGTCGCGGTGAAGGTCATGGAGAGCTCCTGGGCCTCCGACGCCCGAGCGCGCAGCCGGTTCGCCAAGGAGATCGAGACCGCGTCCAAGGTCGCCCCCTTCTGCACGGCGACGCTGCTGGACGCCGACATCGACGCCGAACCGCCCTACATCGTCAGTGAGTACATCGAGGGACCGTCACTGCGCGAGGCCGTGCTGCGGGACGGACCGCGCACCGGAGCCGCCCTGGACCGTCTCGCCATCTCCACGGCCACCGCGCTGGTCGCGATCCACCAGGCGGGAGTCGTGCACCGCGACTTCAAACCGGCCAACGTTCTGCTGGGCCCGGACGGCCCCAGGGTGATCGACTTCGGGATCGCCCGGTCCACCGAGGCCACGGTCACCGCGACCAACTCCATCGTGGGCACCCCCGCCTACATGGCTCCCGAGCAGGTCGAGGGCCGAGAACTCACCCCCGCGGTGGACATCTTCGCCTGGGCCGGAGTCATGGTGTTCGCCGCCACCGGCGAGTCCCCGTTCCACGACGAGACCCTGCCCGCGATCATCCATCGCGTGCTGAACCGTCCGCCCCGACTGGACGGTGTGGACGGACCTCTGCGGCCACTGCTCGAATCCTGCCTGGCCAAGGAGCCCGAGCGCCGTCCCACCGCCGTGCAGGTGCTCGGCGCGCTGGTGGGACACGATCCGGCCGACGTGACCCGGGTACCGGTCACGGAGGTCCTCGAGGAGGGCTACACCGCGGCGATCAGCGAGCAGACACAGATCGCCGCCACGGCGGCACTGCCGATCGCCCCGCCGGAGGAACCGGCGGAGGCCGCTCCCACGGCGGTGCTGCCCGCCGCCGACGACGACCCGCAGGACCCGGGCGGAACACCGAGCAGCGGTCTGGCCGCGCTGGCGGCGGACCGCCCCGCCGACGGCACCCCGTACAGCGGTCCGGGCACCGGACCCACCAGCGGCCCGCTGCGCACCACGAGCGGACTCGCCGCACTGGTCGGCAACACGGAAGCCACCGAGACGGTCAACACGCCCGCGTCCGGCACGGCCGACGGAACCGCGCGCGTCACTCCCCCGGGGGGCGCCGCGGCCCAGCAGGGCGCGGCGTGGGAAGCCGCGGGTGCCGCGGCCGGCGGCGCCGCTCCGGCCGCCTACGGCCCGCCCGGAGACGGCGGCGGCTACGGTCCCCCGCCCGGAACGGGACTTCCGCCGGACAACCGGCAACCACCGCCTCCCCGCTCCGGGGGCGGCCGGGGCACCCGGCGGACGCTGTCCTTGGTCATGGCCGCGGGCATCCTCATCATGGCGTTGGCGGGAGGCTGGTACCTGGTCGACGCTTTCCTCCTGTCCGACGGACGGCCCGAGGCCACCCCCGTGGACGGCTCCACCACCGATGGCTCGGAGGTGGAGGACGACCGGCCCGCCGCCTCACCGCCCGAGGTGGACAACGAGACGGACCCGGGCTTCGACGAGGAGACGTACGCACCCTCCACTCCGCCCAACAGCCACCAGCCGGACCCCTCGCTGACCCCCTACCACCCCACCGACGAGGACACCTGGACCGAGGAGCCCGGTTGGGAGGAAGAAGAGGAGACCACCGAACCGACCGAGGACGCCGACATGGAGGACGACGGGCCGACCGCGTCGACCGGGGGCGGCGGAGGTTGGGGGACCGGAGACTCCGGAAGGGTGGCCGTCTCTCCGACGGGTCAGTGA
- a CDS encoding SURF1 family protein: MRFPLLRPRWLGIHLVAVIAVLGCFLLGYWQYERAQRPDRETVTNPVEDLAAAEDINALLEPGEYMPQDIANEAVTATGTYDAGQQLLSPALSPDGEEGYYVVVPLVTEDDAAVAVNRGWVPADAVDADGAIPPAPEGEVTVRGWLQLPQDEATKGYSAIVPEGQVPRISPALLVNKWPYRLYAGYVTLGEQTPQASAGTGALERIPPPDPPQEIVWNFTNLSYAAQWWVFGAAAVVFWVSLVRRELEERRSAREDDGGDGGRDSAADAGSLHPSAGTAAD; encoded by the coding sequence GTGCGTTTCCCACTTCTACGGCCCCGATGGCTCGGCATCCACCTGGTGGCGGTCATCGCGGTACTCGGTTGCTTCCTGCTGGGCTACTGGCAGTACGAGCGCGCCCAGCGACCCGACCGTGAGACGGTCACCAACCCCGTCGAGGACCTCGCCGCGGCGGAGGACATCAACGCACTGCTCGAACCCGGCGAGTACATGCCGCAGGACATCGCCAACGAGGCTGTCACCGCGACGGGAACCTATGACGCCGGACAGCAGCTGCTCTCCCCCGCGCTGTCTCCGGACGGCGAGGAGGGGTACTACGTGGTGGTGCCGCTGGTGACCGAGGACGATGCCGCGGTGGCCGTGAACCGGGGATGGGTGCCCGCCGACGCGGTCGACGCCGACGGTGCGATCCCGCCCGCCCCGGAGGGGGAGGTCACCGTCCGGGGGTGGCTGCAGCTTCCGCAGGACGAGGCGACCAAGGGCTACTCGGCGATCGTCCCCGAGGGGCAGGTGCCGCGGATCTCTCCGGCGCTGCTGGTCAACAAGTGGCCCTACCGGCTCTATGCGGGCTATGTCACCCTGGGCGAACAGACCCCGCAGGCCTCCGCGGGGACGGGGGCGCTGGAGAGGATTCCGCCGCCGGATCCGCCGCAGGAGATCGTCTGGAACTTCACGAACCTGAGCTACGCCGCCCAGTGGTGGGTGTTCGGGGCGGCCGCCGTCGTGTTCTGGGTCTCACTGGTGCGGCGCGAACTGGAGGAGCGGCGCTCGGCACGGGAGGACGACGGGGGCGACGGGGGCCGGGACTCCGCCGCCGACGCCGGGTCGCTTCACCCCTCGGCGGGCACGGCCGCGGACTGA
- a CDS encoding DUF3817 domain-containing protein, whose amino-acid sequence MDNKRLPLTLYRVLAYVTSTWLLLLTFVAMPAKYLVGETARFSLVDAPAGMEQWFGDETPLMMYIAVPHGYIYMAFVLSVLWLALKRRWNAPRTVGVMLSGTIPVVGFFVERRIAAREKAAIEAEEQAAGTAQSAAVPAEG is encoded by the coding sequence TTGGACAACAAGCGTCTTCCTCTCACTCTCTACCGCGTGCTGGCCTACGTCACTTCGACGTGGCTGCTGCTGCTGACCTTCGTGGCGATGCCCGCCAAGTACCTCGTCGGGGAGACCGCGCGGTTCTCCCTGGTCGACGCGCCCGCGGGCATGGAGCAGTGGTTCGGCGACGAGACACCGCTGATGATGTACATCGCGGTTCCGCACGGCTACATCTACATGGCGTTCGTGCTGTCCGTGCTGTGGCTGGCACTGAAGCGCCGGTGGAACGCCCCCAGGACCGTCGGAGTGATGCTCTCCGGAACGATTCCCGTGGTGGGGTTCTTCGTCGAGCGTCGGATCGCGGCCCGGGAGAAGGCCGCGATCGAGGCCGAGGAGCAGGCCGCCGGGACCGCTCAGTCCGCGGCCGTGCCCGCCGAGGGGTGA
- a CDS encoding glycosyltransferase — protein sequence MRTARFIGSWLAGLLSLSTAALLFVLWLRFVLGSAEDTPVLLLLVVGLGLNLMVWSLIGLIRLVDESVHKLLRRDNATILPRREAPLPAGARVRDEDKRVTVASRSRGDDRYAPRHSGGRALASGPDTGEFEMPRVNTDPDTITLAVIIPAHNEEPVIDGAIRSALRLFDRWDIYVVSDSSKDATAEIAAQTGVNVLELLTNRGKAGAIEAVIQEFDLIENYDGVVILDADTELHEDYVRGVRDQFRDPTVAAVAGFVVAEWKPQQRTVVGRLISAYRDRLYWLLQYMLRFGQTWRFTSVSFIVPGFASTYRTGVLKHLEINPKGLVIEDFNMTFEVHHKKLGRISMRPDTKAYSQDPFTLRDYKSQVRRWSLGFWQTVRRHGVWPSMFWFSLFFYILEVVLVAAMLLVTALIFVFVLPPTLFGDGVLAFDWYADGYRAVTSVLPLSTVAVGLFVPDYILTCVIAMVRRRPSYLFYGFFFLPLRLLDSYLTLLTIPQAWTAKSDGRWKSPERVSIKV from the coding sequence GTGCGCACCGCGCGTTTCATCGGAAGCTGGCTCGCGGGTCTACTCTCGTTGTCGACTGCGGCTCTGCTCTTCGTGCTGTGGCTGCGGTTCGTGCTCGGCTCGGCCGAAGACACCCCTGTCCTGCTGTTACTGGTCGTCGGCCTGGGCCTCAACCTCATGGTCTGGTCGCTCATCGGTCTGATCCGGCTGGTGGACGAGTCCGTGCACAAACTCCTGCGGCGCGACAACGCCACGATCCTGCCCCGCAGGGAGGCACCGCTCCCCGCGGGCGCCCGGGTCCGGGACGAGGACAAGCGGGTGACGGTCGCCTCCCGGTCCCGCGGCGACGACCGGTACGCGCCGCGCCACTCCGGTGGCCGCGCGCTGGCCTCGGGGCCCGACACCGGGGAGTTCGAGATGCCCCGGGTCAACACCGACCCCGACACGATCACGCTGGCGGTCATCATCCCGGCGCACAACGAGGAACCGGTCATCGACGGGGCGATCCGGTCGGCGCTGCGGCTGTTCGACCGGTGGGACATCTACGTGGTGTCGGACAGCTCCAAGGACGCCACCGCCGAGATCGCGGCGCAGACCGGTGTCAACGTCCTGGAACTGCTGACCAACCGCGGCAAGGCCGGCGCGATCGAGGCGGTCATCCAGGAGTTCGACCTCATCGAGAACTACGACGGCGTGGTGATCCTGGACGCCGACACCGAACTGCACGAGGACTACGTCAGGGGCGTGCGCGACCAGTTCCGGGACCCCACCGTCGCAGCCGTCGCCGGATTCGTCGTCGCCGAGTGGAAACCGCAGCAGCGCACCGTCGTCGGACGGCTGATCTCGGCCTACCGCGACCGGCTCTACTGGCTGCTGCAGTACATGCTCCGGTTCGGGCAGACCTGGCGCTTCACCAGCGTCTCCTTCATCGTCCCCGGCTTCGCCAGCACCTACCGCACCGGTGTTCTGAAGCACCTGGAGATCAACCCCAAGGGGCTGGTCATCGAGGACTTCAACATGACCTTCGAGGTGCACCACAAGAAGCTGGGGCGCATCTCGATGCGCCCCGACACCAAGGCCTACTCCCAGGACCCCTTCACCCTGCGCGACTACAAGAGCCAGGTGCGGCGGTGGAGCCTGGGCTTCTGGCAGACGGTGCGGCGGCACGGCGTGTGGCCGAGCATGTTCTGGTTCTCGCTGTTCTTCTACATCCTGGAGGTCGTGCTGGTCGCGGCCATGCTGCTCGTCACCGCGCTGATCTTCGTGTTCGTGCTCCCTCCGACGCTGTTCGGCGACGGTGTGCTGGCCTTCGACTGGTACGCCGACGGCTACCGGGCGGTGACGTCGGTGCTGCCGCTGAGCACGGTGGCGGTCGGCCTGTTCGTCCCCGACTACATCCTCACCTGCGTCATCGCGATGGTCCGGCGGCGGCCGAGCTACCTGTTCTACGGGTTCTTCTTCCTGCCGCTGCGACTGCTCGACTCCTACCTGACCCTGCTCACGATCCCGCAGGCGTGGACCGCGAAGTCCGACGGCCGGTGGAAGAGCCCCGAGCGCGTGTCGATCAAGGTCTGA
- a CDS encoding WbqC family protein, giving the protein MTVRVAMHQPHYLPWLGLLDKIDRCDLFVVLDHVQFERKGWQHRNYVASKNGPVLLTVPVVQRSRDERIMEKSVNNDSPWWDKHRKTLAEHCYRKAPFWGDFGADIMAVYDRRWENLADLSMATTDLVLNAFGITTPMVRSSELGEFTVQKSELLAQISAKVGATSMLSGEGARDYLDSEVFRSHGVEVEWQGFRHPEYPQHNRRGQEFLPRMAAVDLLLNVGPEGMDLVRAARTAA; this is encoded by the coding sequence ATGACTGTGCGTGTTGCCATGCACCAGCCGCACTACCTGCCATGGCTGGGCCTGCTGGACAAGATCGACCGCTGCGACCTGTTCGTTGTGCTCGACCACGTCCAGTTCGAACGCAAGGGGTGGCAGCACCGCAACTACGTGGCGTCGAAGAACGGTCCGGTCCTGCTCACCGTTCCCGTGGTGCAGCGCAGCCGTGACGAACGGATCATGGAAAAGTCCGTCAACAATGACTCGCCGTGGTGGGACAAGCACCGTAAGACACTCGCGGAGCACTGTTACCGCAAGGCGCCTTTCTGGGGGGACTTCGGCGCTGACATCATGGCTGTCTACGACCGCCGATGGGAGAATCTGGCCGATCTTTCCATGGCGACCACCGACCTCGTCCTCAACGCGTTCGGAATCACCACTCCCATGGTGCGTTCGAGCGAACTCGGTGAGTTCACCGTGCAGAAGAGCGAGCTGCTCGCCCAGATCAGTGCCAAGGTCGGCGCGACGTCGATGCTCTCCGGCGAAGGCGCCCGCGACTACCTCGACTCCGAGGTCTTCCGCAGTCACGGCGTCGAGGTCGAGTGGCAGGGGTTCCGTCATCCGGAGTATCCGCAGCACAACCGGCGCGGGCAGGAGTTCCTGCCCCGTATGGCCGCAGTGGACCTGCTGCTCAACGTCGGCCCCGAAGGCATGGACCTGGTGCGTGCGGCCCGCACCGCGGCCTGA
- a CDS encoding PIG-L deacetylase family protein, translated as MTIDWSRERILILAPHPDDETLGCGGLMRRAKDMGAEVYIQFMTVGDTADNSARGLSTADERCGEVKEVAEFFGWDGWDFAFPGDRYHLKLDTVSRFELANAIERNSPLSVAELQPTTVIAPHRTSYNQDHQVTAEAVHTALRPSNNRLRHHPRLVLAYEEAADQWRYDATPPPNFFVELTEAQLDAKIKAMHLYGTQTHEHPHTRSDLTLRSLAALRGMHAGVSFAEAYHMMRWLA; from the coding sequence ATGACGATCGACTGGTCCCGAGAGCGGATTCTCATTCTCGCACCGCACCCCGACGACGAGACCCTCGGCTGCGGCGGCCTGATGCGCAGGGCCAAGGACATGGGAGCCGAGGTCTACATCCAGTTCATGACGGTCGGGGACACCGCGGACAACTCCGCCAGGGGCCTGTCCACCGCGGACGAGCGGTGCGGGGAGGTCAAGGAGGTCGCCGAGTTCTTCGGCTGGGACGGCTGGGACTTCGCCTTTCCCGGGGACCGCTACCACCTGAAGCTCGACACGGTGTCCCGGTTCGAGTTGGCCAACGCGATCGAGCGGAACAGCCCGCTGTCTGTCGCCGAGTTGCAGCCGACCACGGTGATCGCGCCCCACCGCACCAGCTACAACCAGGACCACCAGGTGACCGCGGAGGCCGTGCACACGGCGCTGCGGCCGTCCAACAACCGGTTGCGCCACCACCCGCGCCTGGTGCTGGCCTACGAGGAGGCCGCCGACCAGTGGCGGTACGACGCCACGCCGCCGCCCAACTTCTTCGTCGAGCTCACCGAGGCGCAGTTGGACGCCAAGATCAAGGCGATGCACCTGTACGGGACCCAGACCCACGAGCATCCGCACACCCGTTCCGACCTCACCCTGCGGAGTCTGGCCGCGCTGCGCGGAATGCACGCGGGAGTGTCCTTCGCGGAGGCCTACCACATGATGCGCTGGCTGGCCTGA